One window from the genome of Ananas comosus cultivar F153 linkage group 13, ASM154086v1, whole genome shotgun sequence encodes:
- the LOC109719641 gene encoding chalcone--flavonone isomerase — protein MAEAPIVVVPKLEIEGVTFPAVTSPPRSSSSSPLFLAGAGPRGLEIGGRFVNFTAIGVYLEEGALRSLAGKWGGAAAEELAGDEHFYRDIVAGPFEKFTRVTMLLPLTGQQYSEKVAENCLAHWKAAGVYTEAEGAAVDKFKEAFKAETFPPGSSILFTHSPSSSLTIAFSSDSSVPEVGNVVIENRALCEAILESIIGEHGVSPATKRSLALRVSELLKEFGGAKEAEVEKPVEVST, from the exons ATGGCGGAGGCCCCCATCGTCGTCGTCCCCAAGCTCGAGATCGAGGGGGTCACCTTCCCCGCGGTAACCTCACCCCCGCGCTCCTCCTCGTCATCTCCCCTCTTCCTCGCCGGGGCAG GGCCGAGGGGGTTGGAGATCGGTGGCAGGTTCGTGAATTTCACGGCGATCGGGGTGTATTTGGAGGAGGGGGCGCTGCGGTCGCTCGCCGGAAAGTGGGGCGGGGCCGCGGCGGAGGAGCTCGCCGGAGACGAGCACTTCTACAGGGACATCGTCGCCG GCCCTTTTGAGAAGTTCACAAGAGTGACCATGCTCCTTCCCCTCACCGGGCAGCAGTACTCGGAGAAGGTCGCCGAGAACTGTCTCGCCCACTGGAAAGCTGCCGGCGTCTACACCGAAGCCGAGGGCGCGGCCGTGGACAAGTTCAAAGAGGCTTTTAAAGCCGAGACTTTTCCTCCTGGCTCCTCTATCCTCTTCACTCACTCCCCTTCCAGCTCTCTAACT ATCGCCTTCTCGAGTGACTCGTCGGTGCCAGAGGTCGGAAATGTGGTGATAGAGAACCGCGCTTTATGTGAGGCCATCTTGGAGTCTATTATCGGCGAGCACGGGGTCTCCCCTGCCACGAAGCGGAGCTTGGCGCTAAGAGTTTCGGAGCTTCTCAAAGAGTTTGGTGGCGCGAAGGAGGCCGAGGTCGAGAAACCGGTCGAGGTAAGCACATAG
- the LOC109719768 gene encoding uncharacterized protein LOC109719768, which yields MGISSGSSHVPVPVLLPVRGTYSNGSDAEFIRSVSAGGGGRREAAAVDSNRCRQVYLRSYSFVKKRESIAARSRRFLRTVRRRMLLLAAFYRRRKSKGKKKKKGCRVLVKKKFMYGSFSALQYVLRRLFSCSPTSPTR from the coding sequence ATGGGCATCTCCAGCGGCAGCAGTCATGTGCCGGTGCCGGTGCTGCTGCCGGTGAGGGGAACATACAGTAATGGTTCTGATGCAGAGTTCATCCGGTCGGTGTCTGCGGGCGGAGGGGGGCGGAGGGAGGCCGCAGCAGTCGATAGCAACCGGTGCAGGCAAGTGTACCTCCGAAGCTACAGCTTCGTGAAGAAAAGGGAGAGCATTGCTGCCAGGAGCAGACGCTTTCTCCGAACGGTCAGAAGGAGGATGCTTCTCCTCGCCGCCTTCTATCGGAGGAGGAAGAgcaaagggaagaagaagaaaaagggttGCAGGGTGTTGGTGAAGAAGAAATTTATGTATGGTTCTTTTTCCGCGCTTCAATACGTCCTCCGCCGTCTATTTTCCTGCTCCCCCACCTCGCCGACGAGATGA
- the LOC109719667 gene encoding glucuronokinase 1-like has product MVRKRRTIIQAQFHSKKRGGTRERESGEGDARSIGRGGVGRCGGSRAEKRSKEEEEVVAAIEHRACARVGLLGNPSDVYYGRTISFSIGNFWASVRLRPSEDLVIEPHPKHDLVVFDSIHHLVNRLENEGYYGGVRLLMAICKVFYKYCTESNIELKKGNFTLSYDTNIPRQTGLSGSSAIVCAALNCLLDFYEVRHLIKVEVRPELILSAEKELGIVAGLQDRVAQVYGGLVYMDFSKEYMDKLGHGKYVPLDINLLPPLHLIYAENPSDSGKVHSSVRQRWLDGDEFIISKMKEVAELALEGHKALLEKNYTELVNLMNHNFDLRRKMFGDSVLGSLNIKMVDVARSVGAAAKFTGSGGAVVAFCPDGASQVELLEQACQEAGFLVQQIKVVPSVLTEEDLRTLSS; this is encoded by the exons atgGTGAGAAAAAGGCGAACAATAATTCAGGCACAATTTCActcaaaaaaaagggggggaac gcgagagagggagagtgggGAGGGCGATGCGCGGAGCATCGGGAGAGGGGGAGTAGGACGTTGCGGCGGTTCCCGGGCGGAGAAGCGgagcaaggaggaggaggaggtggtggcggCGATCGAGCACAGGGCGTGCGCGAGGGTGGGGTTGCTGGGGAACCCTAGCGACGTCTACTACGGGCGAACCATCTCCTTCTCGATCGGAAACTTCTGGGCCTCCGTGAGGCTTCGCCCCTCCGAGGATCTCGTCATCGAGCCCCACCCCAAGCACGATCTCGTCGTCTTCGATTCGATCCACCACCTG GTGAATCGTTTGGAAAACGAGGGGTACTATGGAGGTGTTCGGTTGCTAATGGCCATTTGCAAGGTGTTCTACAAGTATTGCACTGAAAGCAATATTGAGTTGAAAAAGGGAAATTTCACTTTATCATATGACACCAATATTCCTCGCCAG ACAGGACTCTCTGGTTCCAGTGCCATTGTTTGTGCTGCCCTAAACTGCCTCCTCGACTTTTACGAAGTTCGACACCTTATAAAGGTTGAAGTCAGGCCTGAACTAATTCTTAGTGCAGAGAAGGAACTTGGAATTGTTGCTGGCCTTCAAGATCGAGTTGCACAAGTTTATGGTGGCCTTGTCTATATG GACTTCAGCAAGGAGTATATGGATAAGTTGGGGCATGGCAAGTATGTGCCCTTGGATATTAATCTTCTTCCGCCTCTTCATCTCATCTACGCTGAGAATCCAAGCGATTCTGGGAAG GTTCACAGCTCTGTTCGACAGAGATGGCTTGATGGTGATGAATTTATTATATCAAAGATGAAAGAGGTGGCTGAGCTGGCATTAGAGGGTCACAAGGCTTTATTAGAAAAGAATTACACTGAACTTGTAAATCTTATGAACCACAACTTTGATCTTCGGAG GAAAATGTTTGGAGACAGCGTGCTCGGCTCGCTAAACATAAAGATGGTTGATGTGGCCAGAAGCGTCGGTGCCGCAGCCAAGTTCACTGGAAGCGGCGGAGCCGTGGTTGCGTTCTGCCCTGACGGGGCTTCTCAAGTAGAGCTTCTCGAACAAGCCTGCCAAGAAGCTGGCTTTCTCGTACAGCAAATAAAAGTCGTCCCTTCTGTCCTCACCGAAGAGGACCTAAGAACCCTATCTAGCTGA
- the LOC109719095 gene encoding glycine-rich protein A3-like yields MGDGKDKHDGSGTSDKGFLSNLAHGFPAYPPGYNGASYPPPPGAYPPQGCPSAPGPYPPHGYPPHGYPPQGHPPHGYPAYGYPPAGYPPACGYPPAGYPGPGPSAPPYHGHGSGTGTLVAGGAAAAAVAYGAHQLSHGHRYGYGYGMFGRHGKFKHGKFGKHRFFGGKHRFFGGKHGMFRGKFKKWK; encoded by the exons ATGGGGGATGGGAAGGACAAGCATGATGGTTCAGGTACCAGTGATAAAGGATTCCTTTCAAATTTAGCGCACGGATTCCCGGCATATCCGCCAGGATACAATGGAGCCAGCTATCCCCCTCCTCCGGGGGCTTACCCGCCACAAGGATGTCCCTCAGCTCCTGGCCCGTACCCTCCGCACGGATATCCTCCGCACGGATATCCTCCTCAGGGACATCCTCCGCATGGATATCCTGCATACGGATACCCGCCTGCCGGATATCCCCCTGCTTGTGGTTATCCACCAGCTGGTTATCCCGGGCCTGGTCCATCTGCTCCTCCGTATCACG GGCATGGATCTGGAACGGGGACTCTTGTAGCCGGGGGTGCAGCTGCTGCAGCGGTGGCTTACGGAGCCCATCAATTGTCTCACGGTCATCGTTATGGTTATGGTTATGGTATGTTTGGTCGTCATGGCAAGTTTAAGCACGGAAAGTTTGGGAAGCATCGCTTCTTTGGAGGAAAGCATCGCTTCTTTGGAGGAAAGCATGGGATGTTTCGCGGCAAGTTCAAGAAGTGGAAATGA